Below is a genomic region from Chelmon rostratus isolate fCheRos1 chromosome 7, fCheRos1.pri, whole genome shotgun sequence.
TCAAACTCTGTAACTGTTACACTGCAACTCCGCACAACCCAGCCAGTACACTGGAGgtatatgcttttatttttatgtttgacTCGAAATGTAAATGAGCAGGTCTTCATCTATTTCCAAAATAATGATCAAAATGACATCTGGCAGCTGGCAAAAGAATATacttaaatatttaattaaattttaataaaatattacCACTACCATTTAATTGAAACTAGTATCCTGTATAATTAATACATGTCTAGCATTTGTAATAAACAAAACTGCTTGAAAAAGCTGACAATTCATCGACTTTCGTTGATTTTAATTGTGGGTGGACCTCCTGCCCCCAGAGAATTTCACCTGTTCTGAGGTGTTGCATCCCTGGACCAATATGGTGGCTGCGTTAACTCATTGCTAGGTCTGACTGCAGGATGATAGTGAACACACACTAAGGAAGCAGATTGGGCTtccttagtgtgtgtgtgtgtgtgtgtgtgtgtgtgtgtgtgtgtgtgtgtgtgtgtgtgtgtgtgtgtgtgtgtgtgagagagagagagagagagagagacttgtgTATTTAACTAAAGCTTCCACTAGATGGCATCACCTCTACATCTCTACCTGGCTGCTGGCCTGGGGTCTATTCATTTGTCATTTGGGGACATTAATGCTGAAACAAATTACTGTAATGAAGAAAACACACTAAACGCTAGCATTAGCTACTGTTAGCCACTGTAACATGTATGTTAGTTATTATGTCAGACCTCTGCGTGGCATTTGACTCTTTGTTGAGATAGGAATCAAGGGAACGTAGTGGGAACATCTGGGAACATCTGTCCTGGACAGGAGTTAAAACTGACATTATTTAAACTTGTTGAGCAGGCTGCACGAGTGCTCCTCCCAGCAGAGGTTTTGAGTGAAGGCGAGCTCAAcatgttttcttacattttgatgtatttgtttgaaatcatttcacagtttttacaccaGTATGTAGGCACATAGATTTATATATGGTatatgtacatactgtatgagtgtgtttgcatatatGTACATACTGCGAGTGCTatacacatgaaaaaacagaggaagtcaGATAGATGAGTTAGATTCAAATATTTGTTACGTATTAGACCCGATGCAACTTTAAATTAACAGTGCAAATAGTCAGCTACTCAGCCTCAccgtcctcctcttcatcttcctgcctggtagatgatgaagatgctcctcTCTCCCTGGCTTTGGGTCacatgtctctgtggtcgtctCTGGGAGGCCAGTGTGGATCAGGGCGGAGAAACGAGTCTGTGACAGACCAGATCTGGACTGTCCATATGACAGTGTCACCATCACTGACTGtcttgtatttattattttcatcagacTGATTCGATCTGTTATCTCACATTTCCTCATGTGCTTCCAGTGTTCATGCACTGCAAAGAGTTTCACTGTAAAATCACAGTAACATGCAGGCAGCAGTGACACCCTCCAGCATTTTACTCTTATTTTGCACCAACAGTGCATctactgtcatttattttaaatagtTTTCTTTCCAAGCAGGAATCATCTCATATATTTAGCTGCATTCAGTCGGCATATTGGCCCAAAACTTTGAtccaaagtgaaatatctcaacaacatTTATGAAATTTGGAACAGACATTGATGCTCCagagaggatgaatcctgaacACGTCAGTACGATCGCTTGTTCAACACTTTGGGTGTGTTTCAGCTGTCGTCTGACAGAACAGATACACTCGACACAGGACTTAAGCATTTCACACTAAAAGATTAGTAAAAATAGTTAAATATAAGAAATGTATTACTAAAATATTGTGCAAAAATGAGCAAGATATCCAAAAATATCAGTAAGATatcaaaataatattaaaatatcaCTAAAACATTGAAAAGTTAGAGTAAAATATCAGGAAAAGTAAAATATCCTAAAACAAATACTAGTAAACatctgaaaaaatgtaaaatattcaatACAAATGTGCTAAATATGATGTGCAGCTGAGTCCCTCCCCCTCTGACAGTCAttcaggacacaaacacagcttttcAGTGTGGTCTCACCTTGACTCATAATGTTCACAATCAAAGCCTGAAAACGTCCTGAGGACTCGCTGTTTGTCTGGATGCAGCAAACAGTTGGCTGTGCTGTAAATGTCCTGTTAGTAACTGAGCTGGAGGCTTTCATTGGACAAGTAACACTGATTTCAGCTGCTATCTCAACTTcaacctcaacacacacacacacacacacacacacacacacacagccacttaTGCACACACCTCCTTTAAACTTCACCCGCACTTTGTTCCCTCCTGAGCTGCTCGCTAATCAATAAATCtttttcattcctctctctctaagCCCAGTGCAAACCCTTTCCTGCTGCTGAATTCTCCCCAATCACTTCATTCGCCCATctctatccacacacacacaaacacacacagggaagcTGCCCCTCACCCTCTATCCCAGGATGATTCCAGCCCCTTCCCATTGAGCAGCATTAGCATACAGATGTTAGGCTGAAAAGGGAAAGCAGGGAAACACAAAAGGCCTGCATGACCAAGAGTGGAGGGAGGGCCGAGGGGCTGCACAGGGATGGCCCTTGGCCTTTTTAAGGCCTTACAGACTCacacgcacattcacacacacacacatacacacacacacacacaaccacggGTATTGAATGGTAAGTAGCAGTGGGGGTTGTGGGAGTCTGCTCCTGCTTCACTCTACTGTTATTCATTCACCAGAGGGAAATCCTCAGCCGGCCCTCAGCtgcatgacaacacacacacacacacacacacacacacacacacacacacacacacacacacacatttgtacttcTAGAgttgtgaggaccctcattaACACAATGCATTCCCAAGCcccaaaccttaaccatcacaactaaaagCCCCAAACCTaaaaaccaagtctgaaccctcaGTCGGCCCTTTGGTGGCCTGTCTGAAAGTCAGGAACGCCAAAAagtgtcctcactttccaaaaattTAACACTCAAATTGGCTCTCACAAGctgtacaagtacacacacacacacacacacacacacacaggggaggACGTCGACTTCTGCTCCACTTTGTGTGAATAGATGGAAATCAGTCACAAGTATCTCTGTGTCCCATTGTGTGCTGGGGAGTCTTTGTTCGAGCATCTGTTGCCCAAACATTCTCTTCAGTGTCACTCACTCTAAATTGGTCTGTTCAGACGAGTTGCAACAAAACTCACTCCCCTtcccacacataaacacacacacacacacaaacggagGGGAGGGCCGAGAGATCCCCTCAACGCAAGTAAGAGAAAGAGTTaatctttgtttcttttgtgtgtcGGTGGGACACAGATGATCGTAAAGGATCCAGAAGCACCGGCAGCATTTTAAAGTGATGCTCGTGGGAACGCTTCTGCGAAAAGGAACGCTTGTGTTATTGTTAACCGCAAAGATTTCCTGCTCAGCATAATTCTGGAAAACTGGAATTTAGGTCCCATAGCTCacattttacagagaaaaatcaaaatgaagTATGTCAATTTAAGCCATTTATTGCAGTCAGTACGTATAAGAGTAAAGAGTTTACTTTCCAAAACCAGCACCTCTAATGCTTATGCATACCCTCATACTCTCCTGTTCATGCAATGCAGGCATTTTGTCCACAGTCGTATTCTCTACAGAGTAAAACTGCCTTTAACTGCACTGCTTATACAGCTGAGCTAATCAAACTCACAATTATGATCATTTCCCCCCGAGTCACAAGGCACGATCTTGCAGAAAACAGGgaataaaaagataaaaggtGCTGAAAATGAGCAGAGGGAAAGGTTACGCTAAAGCTTGGACTCTGGGATGTTCCTGAAGACCGAGGGGCCAATGTGGATCAAAATTAGAGGCATTTATGTAGGAGAAGAGAGCAAAGGAGCTTAATATCAGGTTTCCATGTTTCTTACGTACGTCTTGAGATAAAAATGACCTAATTCATAGAAAATATCCTAAATCCATACTAAAACTAGGCTAAAGCGTCCTTAATTTAATGAAATTACTTCAGACTTTCTGTGagctataaaataaaatgatacagAAGTGAGACACAAGGCTGCTGAGCTCTTATTGTTcaaagagttttattttgaaataaaggtGAACAAATATATTAAGATAAAGAGCTAGGATATCAACATAACCCATGGAATGTAAACAATAAATGCACTTAaattatgtaaaacaaaaaaacacagtatcaaacaacacaatataGGGTTCGctttgaaaaaacaataaataagacTTTAAGTTAACAAAAGTTACAAAAACGGCTTGCTGTCAAATGAAGCTGACGATAAGCTACAGCAACAAGCGACGAGCGTCTCTGGACTCGTCAGTGCAGGCTGAGTCGACAGACGATCGCACCACCTCGTCTGGTTTCCTTCGAACTCGCTTGATTTCACCTGCCGCTCagagttagctagctagctagcgtgcAACAGAGGTCGACCTACAAACACATTGTCATCAAGGCAACTCTGATAGataaaaatccacattttgtCTTCGTcgtgagaggaaaagagagcacACAGGTAGGAATTTCCACACACCGAGACCACAATGCAGCAATGCAGCAGCCCTGATGGACACTCGGATTAGTCACTCAAATCAACACGATCTCCCATCGTTAAAATCTTTTGATGGTTGTGTCGCTCCCAAACCGATGCCCGCATTTGCATTTAGCGCTGCTGACTCTCTTCCATCACTGCATTGCTTTGTGTTTAGATAACAGCACTATTCAGGTTTAAAAGGTGTTATTACAGTCAGAGGTGTGAGGCTTcatggagaggagagcagactcACTGTAGGTTCACACCACCAGCAGAAAGCAGCGCTCTGAGACGCCGCCGCCAAACTCGCCGAGCTGCTTTTCACGTGAAAATTCAGTGAGTCTTGATTTCTGCCAGGCCTGTCAGCCAGTAAGGCAACATACATATAGAATGCCAAAatgcttttcttcctcctctcctctcctctcctctccacgaGCCTCCTTAAAACTACTGGATGGCGTAAGAAGCAGACGGACATCATGGATGCATAAGTAAAGCATAATTTCTCTggtattacaaaaaaaaaatgcataaacatAATCACAAAGCAAAGTCACATAAtacaaaagcaataaataagTCTAGAAAAGTGTTAAGCTACACTGACAATAATCAAAACGCTGTATGTTCGCTGTGGTTGCGAAAGGCTAGTCTAGGTGTTAACAGTACTAGTAGGTTAGGGGAAATCTAGCATTAGCTTTGGTAACTAGAGAGTCACTGGGTTGCCTACACTTGTGCTATTTTTTGTTGCTAAGGCAGTTTAGCTGAATCCTTGCCAGGCAGTTAAATTGCCAAATACAATCAGGTGGCCACAGCCATGCaaccaatcaattaatcaatcagcgACAGCATACAGTTATTTAACCCTCTTACTCATGGACAAGAGGTTGGTTTCATACAGTCGGAGAGCCCTGAATATGACTGGAGAAGTGCTGCAGGCTGGCATCACTTGGAAGGAGTAAAATAAGACATCAGATCTGTAAAAAACATTGTGATAGCACACCAGTCCTACACAGGGCAAACAGCACTAATATTAAAGTCCTTTGTAAATCAGGGTACAGGAAGCTCTCACACAGAACTTCCCACTGAGCAGGAACGGCTAAGTGAAGTACCCTGCAGGTTTTCTCTAAAAATGGGTATACAACAGTATACAGCAGTAACAACGGCATAAAAGAACAAccttacaaaaacaacaatcgAACAAAAGGAGAAGTCGGCTAAAACTGGACGAACACTGAGCAGCGCTACAGCTGCTTGGATGAGAAATGCAATATGCACAAAGTTCGGTACGTTTACCCGGCTGGCTTTAGGGGGGAACTGAAAACCTAATGTTTTACTCCTCCGTGACTCGTATCTGAGCTTTCAAATGTCTAGCTGACAACTGAGTTTCTGCTTcgtttatttcattaaaaagctgctcttttgtttttagaCTGGACACAAAACATCAGATCCTGGTCACAGATTCAAACAACTAGACCATCTATCCCGGATTAAATTCAGCCCCGCGGTAAAACCTTTCCCTACTCGTCTGAGACGGACAGGCGGCTAAAGATGGGCAGGCGCCGGCCTTCGAAGCTTGGTGAGTCTGCGCCACTGGAGGAAGAGCTGAGGGAGCACGAGGAGGTGTAGCCTTCCTCAGACAGGGAGTCGGCCGAGGAGCAGCGCTGAAGGCCGGGCGGGGCGTTGAGGGAGACTGGCAGCTGCTGGGGGAGGTGGTAGCGGGGGTTTGGGTTTGTGGAGGTGACGGTGGAGGCGGGACACCTGCCACTGACAGAATCGGTCACCGCGTAGAAGCGTGGAGTGGAATCGCCGCCGTCTCCTGCCAGGTCGGTGACGCCGGAGAAGGGGTAGGGGCAATGCTTCAGTGCCCCCGGCTCGGGGAAGAGAGGGGACAGGAGCTCTGGACTCCCTGCGGAGGATGGAGATGGGGAAACCGAGGAGGCCcgggtgaagaggagggaagaaggtTGTGACTCCTCAACGGGCTGGAAGGTCTGTGGAGAGGAGAAGCCTGCAAAGCTGAGGCTGTGAcgcagcagaggaggcctcAGCCTCTGCTTCTCAGGAGGCGCAGCAGCGTTTCCGCCCTGGAGCTCGTCGGCGTTGTGGATGAAGTGGCAGCGGGCGCCGTACGGGCAGAAGCCTATCGTGTGGAACGTGCGGCACGGCTCTGTCTTGTACTTGGGGTGCCTGCTGAGGCCTCTCAGCTCGTCCAAGCCATGGGCGAACTGGCACTTGGTGCCGTATTTGCAGGTCCCACTTTCCTCATAGGTGCGACACAGTTCGGTCTTGTACCGGGTGGAGATGTGAGGTGAAGGGGCTGGGGGTCTGGAGGCAGTGGGGGAagcagtggaggacagagaggtaCTGCTGATGCAGAGGCCCGGcggagggagcagcagaggcgGGGACACGTTTGCcattctgtcctctctgccGCCCAAGTTGCCCTCGATCATGCTGACCGAGCGGTCGACTCTGAAGGGGATGTGGCTGAGTGAGGAGCGGGGAAGCTGACTCTCCCTGCTCCACTGCTGGGTGGAGGCCACGTTGAGCCCCCAGCAGGCTGAGTCGGCCACCtcggagctgctgctgctgctgctactgttgAACTTGGAGTTGGGGAGGGTGACGGGGCAGAGAGAATGGCGACGCTGGAAGCCCAGAACCCTCAGACTGTGCTGCTGCCGCGAGCCAGCAGGCGAGCCATCTGTCGCCTCCAGGCCGCGGAAATTCTGTCacacaaaagaagagaggagaagaataGATGTGAGCTTTCTGCATTCCTGGAGCGCTGGAGCGAGTCGAGCTGTAAGGAGCTGAAGCTTTGAAGCCGTGGATGAAGCGACGTGGCTGACAAATTAGACAGGAGAAGTTTTTTCTACAAGTAGTTTTAGCTTGAAAATGTACCAAATGTTGAGTACAACGTTCTCACTTTCAGCTTCATGGAAtaaaatctacattttaaacTTAAAACACAGCTTGCACAACATGCACAAAGCAAAATATACGAATAATCAAATTACAAAATACTTAACACTTCAGGAAggaagcactcacacacagtatgtTTCAATAATTATCATTAAAACAAGTTTCAAACCAAATGTTTGAGCTATAAAGCTGAAGCTGCAACAAAGatgatttttccttttcacacaaatgactgaaatgaattCTAGCATCATTAATGAGGCTGTTTCCCAAAATTAATCTGAGATGCAGCTAAAGAAAAACTCTATCTGGCTGCTACTTCGAGGTAAGTTTTATGATGTCTCCCCACTTCTTTAGCTTCTTCCACCTACAGAAACATACAGGCAGCCCGTCACAGAGGACGCATGCTGCTATGAAAGTTTTTACAGTCTGTCATCAGCTGCTCTCACCTTGCAGAACTCCTCGTCCAGTTCCAGAAAAGGCGTTAGAAAGTCGGAGGGCATGATTCGCTCCACCGTCCTCGCTGGGTGAAGGAGCTGGATGTGTGTTCCCACGGCGGAGGACAGCAGGGGGGACTGAACGACGGAGAGATGGTTGGAGGCTCTGGGGAAACCTTGAGGTTTCAGTTTGGTTTGAGGCGGTGAGGGGAACACAATCTGCCTGTTCCTGgagctgagggaggttttttttggggagggaaggggagagaaaTGAAGAAGTCAGGTCCGGCAGCAACGTGACCCCAGGAGGAAAGTTCTTAAACCATCTGTTGGAATCTGCTTAAATAGTTGGGGAAACCCACCCATTCACACCCACCCCCCGCCTGTGTTCCTCAGGGGGCAGGGCTGggagtgtgtgttaatgtgtgttaatgtgtgcgtgtgttggggcggggggggggttgggggaaGGGGTCCCGCATTGTAATGGTGTGCTGGGGGGCTGGGTGGGCACAGAAAGAAGGGGAGGGGGCTGAATGAAGCTACTTTTCTCCCCATTCATCACCAAATCCTTAAAGATGCATTCTTCTTCTCTAACAGGCCGTCCTCACTGTGTTCAGGATCGATGCAGCCGAGGACGCCTCGACATGAAGTGAagatacaaacacatttactgtcGTTAGTGCGGTTAAAACACAGCCAGCAAAGAACTCACAACTCAAAAATACCTTTGATACCTGGATTGTGGGGGCTTTAACATGCTGTTAATCCATATTCTGAACAGCCAGGTTTAATTCTGACTCATGAGAGCCACAGCTCAGGAATACACATAAGTTATATGAGTGGAGATTTCACCTTTGAAGCTAAATTTCAAAACATAACTGCCTTTGTAAACTGAACCTTCATGTCCTTTCAACTATGGGAGgtgttttaagataagatataactttattgcTCCCACGCTGGGGACGTTACGCTGTCCATTCTCAGATAAATATCCATTAAAATAATTTGTCACGTGGACTGCAGACGTTAACAGCATTTATCATAGCTCATAAACATGTaggaacaaaccaaacaaaggGTGTTCTGACTGGACACAGTCAATGTTTCTGCAGTATACTtgctttcactgcagctgcaaagaaaaataatgtcaaTGCTGTCTGCTGCATGCAGACTACACCTCTTACTCTCCAGGATTCTGAACGAATTAAGATAAAACTGCTATCTCAGTTAATTTTTCATATTCATGACTTCACATTCATGAGAGATAAGAACAAGCCCCGACATGTGGGTCAGTGGTGATGCAGCCACTCCCTGAGCAGCGATGTCTCAGAGTCGCGGTGTTGGTTCAAAGCATGTTGTtgtgtgaaaatgcaaatgaaggtCAGTCATGATGGTTTAAAGATAACAGCAGGGAAAATCTTCAATGGTGTGTTGTTACCCAGTGATACACATTTCACAACATTGGGGGACCAAGCGAAGGCTGCTGTTGGTTCAATGCGTCAGCTTCGGATTTCCAACTTGGGTCCATGTTTGTACCCCAAACCTGAGTTTAAAAAGTCTGTGATAACAACACAAAGGTGTTGCTAACGGTGAGGGCTCGTAGCTCTGCCGGCATTAGACCTCCACTGTTCTGGATCAGAGAGATTGTTGAGCACAGTTGCAGAAAGTTTATAAAGATATGTTTTCCATGGCTTTTAATGATGCTGGCATGCAGACATGCCAATCACCGGCCTccgcagagctgctgctgcagaagacCTCTGTTCTCCCACTGGGATACAACAGTGAACATTATTTCTATCAATGGCCTGTGTGGATGCCCAGGCCATGCAGGTCATGTTTCTACCTTGCTTGTGCTCGTCCGTTATGACTGCAGTTAAACCTAGACGTGGCAGCCGATCACATCTCTTCTGCAGATGTGTCGTCTTAAATCGCCAACGATCGCTGCTGATTGTCTTTGGTATGTAGTAGACCTGACTGAAAAGGACtgtggaggaaacaggaagtgtatttTCTTGCTCTGTAGAGAGTTCTGagtctgctgcttgtttgttaAACTCTGTCGTGTTTAGCTGCCAACTCTCACTGAAACTCTGTTGTGTGAAGCTGTTGTTGTGTATTGGACCATTTAACACTGTTTGCAGAGGGAGCAATGATGCATTTCAAACAGCGCTGCTGATGGACTGTTTGCGTTTAGcattgtgtctctttgtggacACTGTGGGGACCGTTCAGACAGTGCTAATGTTGTGGTTGGGTGATCCGGGGTGTTGAGCCCATCAAGGAGTCAAAGAGCcgaacagaggaagaggaaacactgcagcgTTTACTGTTTGTGGGATTCAGCTGCTAAGACTGAAACAATACAGTGAGaaagtgtcagtgtttgtctgagagtgtgtgagacagagagagaacaagtcAGATGAGATCGTGAATGTGTCCACACAAACCTGACAGAATACCTTCCTCCCTCCGCTCAGGCCCCTCGTCTTCACTACTCTTCACTTAGCTGAGAAACCCTCATCAAACATGGTCGACACGACTT
It encodes:
- the LOC121609406 gene encoding mRNA decay activator protein ZFP36L1 — its product is MPSDFLTPFLELDEEFCKNFRGLEATDGSPAGSRQQHSLRVLGFQRRHSLCPVTLPNSKFNSSSSSSSSEVADSACWGLNVASTQQWSRESQLPRSSLSHIPFRVDRSVSMIEGNLGGREDRMANVSPPLLLPPPGLCISSTSLSSTASPTASRPPAPSPHISTRYKTELCRTYEESGTCKYGTKCQFAHGLDELRGLSRHPKYKTEPCRTFHTIGFCPYGARCHFIHNADELQGGNAAAPPEKQRLRPPLLRHSLSFAGFSSPQTFQPVEESQPSSLLFTRASSVSPSPSSAGSPELLSPLFPEPGALKHCPYPFSGVTDLAGDGGDSTPRFYAVTDSVSGRCPASTVTSTNPNPRYHLPQQLPVSLNAPPGLQRCSSADSLSEEGYTSSCSLSSSSSGADSPSFEGRRLPIFSRLSVSDE